A genome region from Chengkuizengella sp. SCS-71B includes the following:
- a CDS encoding site-specific integrase, with protein MNFVQPIRDLDCIFEIKRHLKNQSERNYMLFVTGINSGLRISDILPLRVSDAKRKYFNIIEVKTGKKKRIDMTPQLQREFKQYIEGKEDHEYLFQSREGINKPIGRSMAYKILRSAAEYVSLDDIGTHTLRKTFGYHLYKQTGDVALLQKILNHSDPAFTLRYIGIDQDAMNKAIKDFKI; from the coding sequence ATGAACTTTGTACAGCCTATACGTGATCTAGATTGTATATTTGAAATCAAACGACATTTAAAGAATCAAAGTGAACGAAACTATATGTTGTTTGTGACAGGTATAAACTCAGGACTGAGAATATCAGATATCCTACCTTTAAGAGTATCTGATGCAAAAAGAAAATACTTTAACATCATTGAAGTAAAAACAGGAAAGAAAAAACGTATTGATATGACTCCACAACTGCAGCGTGAATTTAAACAATATATTGAAGGGAAAGAAGATCATGAATATTTGTTTCAAAGCAGAGAGGGTATTAATAAACCGATTGGTAGAAGCATGGCATATAAGATTTTAAGAAGTGCTGCTGAATATGTAAGTTTAGATGATATCGGTACCCATACGTTACGAAAAACATTTGGCTATCATTTGTATAAACAAACAGGAGATGTGGCTCTATTACAGAAAATATTAAACCACAGTGATCCAGCGTTTACGTTACGGTATATCGGTATAGATCAAGATGCGATGAACAAAGCCATTAAAGACTTCAAAATATAA
- a CDS encoding ArpU family phage packaging/lysis transcriptional regulator, producing the protein MEWNQVTFDLPKIAVEDTKKVVEDAFEKYRRLLFTVPNDKLPKITTTYSLTPPSQTNEFHSTTEDAAIYNVERNLFMKSIESAVNRLNGEHRAILIQCYMQKERTKDCAVALELDMSSRTFYREKKEAIINIANALGIAVYESEVKAG; encoded by the coding sequence GTGGAATGGAATCAAGTTACATTTGATTTACCTAAAATTGCTGTTGAAGATACAAAGAAGGTTGTTGAAGATGCATTTGAAAAGTATAGAAGATTATTGTTTACAGTACCTAATGATAAGTTACCAAAGATCACAACCACTTATTCATTAACACCACCAAGTCAAACGAACGAATTTCATTCTACTACTGAAGATGCGGCTATTTATAATGTAGAGCGAAATCTTTTTATGAAATCTATTGAAAGTGCTGTAAATCGTTTAAATGGTGAACATCGAGCCATTCTAATTCAATGCTATATGCAAAAAGAAAGAACTAAGGATTGTGCTGTAGCTCTTGAACTAGATATGAGTTCTCGAACCTTCTATAGAGAAAAGAAAGAAGCCATTATAAATATAGCTAATGCGTTAGGTATTGCTGTGTATGAATCAGAGGTGAAAGCTGGATGA
- a CDS encoding DUF3954 domain-containing protein, with translation MNDKEPKINIIETESNQSQVYISKGGELTEVKPPKTGYREQIITWQAGKVKLVKTTNIEKI, from the coding sequence TTGAATGATAAAGAACCTAAAATAAACATAATTGAAACTGAATCAAATCAAAGTCAAGTTTATATCAGTAAAGGTGGAGAACTAACCGAAGTAAAACCCCCAAAAACAGGCTATAGAGAACAAATAATTACTTGGCAAGCTGGCAAGGTCAAACTAGTAAAAACAACAAATATAGAAAAAATATAA